In the genome of Oryzias melastigma strain HK-1 linkage group LG19, ASM292280v2, whole genome shotgun sequence, the window ATggaattcaaaataaatggatcaaaaacacaaaaaaagaagtgatcCAATAAGTACAgacacagaaaaatgtgaagtttagACGTACAAACATATGACTTCACTTCTATAAACTTTGGTTTTCAAACTGACAAATAATCAAACCACTGATGTTAAACTCACTGAAACCCCTCTTTAAATGAAtcgttttttgggggggaaaaaaaccaTCATATCATTTTAATGACAACTTATGCAAGATGAAAAACAGTCTGTGGTTTTTCCTTCTTCACAAAAGTAAGAGGAGACGGTAGCCGAGCCCCCTCCACCTGTCAAAGCCCTAACAGTCTTCAGTGTGGTTCTCAGTCTGCAAACGTTCCTGTCAGACACCAACATAAAGAGAAGATTTACTGATCCCACAAACGGTAGTCTGAAATTCCAGGAGGGGGAGGACAATGAGCCtggaaatcaaaatgtttctctCAACAATAATCAGAGCTGCTCTTTAAAGACACAGCTCTGCCTCTGAGTGTTGACAGATTCCGACAGCTTTCCCTTAACATCAGGACACAAAGTGTAGTTCATCACCAACACAAAGACGCTTCAAGAGTGGAAACCACGTTTTAGTGGAAAGTCAACCGCTTTCCACTGAAAAGATGGAACAGATTTTAGCTTGTTGTACAAAATCAATCAGCTAATGATAACTCCCAGGAATTCTGAGTATGATGaagaatttattttacatagcagaacttttttccctttttttccagCTATTCATGCAATATACAGAGGTGGAAATCTGGAGAGCAGGGTGGAGAAAAATAAGTGAGCGGCCAAGGGAAATCATTACCGGTTTTGACTTTTAAGGATGAAAGGAAAACCCACAGTGGAATTCTGAGACTGGAAACTTTGCTGAAGGGCTGTTCTGTAATTAATGAGTTTGGAggatatttctaaaaaaaaaaaaaaaaaaaaaaaaaaggagaaaacaccTTCACATCCGTGGATCCTCTCACCTTCCAACATCtttctatacattttttattatttttgtcaattaCACTATTATTTCTCACTGATTTATGCTGCAACCCTTTAGTACCCATTCTGTGTTGCTTCTATAACCTGTAGCAAACAGATAAAGATGATAATatgataacaaaacaaaaactattttagggTTTTGTCCTGCCCTttcactgattaaaaaaacagtcgaactatggagagaaaatagactcactccgatttatGCATgtaggatttgtgcataaatatgGATCTGtgcgtgcgtattcttgatttgtaactcatataatatgtgttgtgcataagtaaaaaaattacaaaattgaacaaaataaaaaatacacatgtacaaattaaaattacaacagcctgaaactaattacacacaaaaatatttaaaaaaatactcaaaaatccCCTCTTCCACACAGACGATACCTGAGTTACACACGGATTCCATCGTGAGATTCTTTTCACGTTTCACTGACCCATCAGTGAGTGATGCGTTCAtgtactactagaatgctgggtcattagagttttcttaCCAGCCGTTTTAAACCTAGATTCTGAATAATTTCTGGGGAAACTTTAAATGTTcctactttcttaaacagatattcccgataattaatataaaaaaaagtctaaataagcatttttaaaacacaaagttatgcacaaatcctaaattacacacacacaaatcatttaaacacaaatcaagaatagcTCACCCACAAATCTGAGTGAGTCTATATTCTCTCCATAGGGAACCTCTATGTGCTGCTCAGCACATTCATATAGTGGTACCTATAAAtttgtaatattatttatttattaaataaaatgcaattttaggttGAATTCaaactaaataataatttaaaatcttcctttggatatccccgaCAAATGTACGTGGGTTTTGTTTCCGAATTGCgaactaaattttttttcttgctgagtcagcagttttttttcgcAACGGTTTTTTGCGTACCAGGGCCGCATTTTAAGCATTGCGGTTTCGAAAGTTATatcgttttgttcagcttgagccccCGGATTCGCGAATACCCTTTTTACGCAAACATGTGCACATGTAAAAAACATGTGCAAGCTAGCTAAGACCGTGGCGCCACGCACATTCCATTCATATTCTCCAACTTCTAATTACATCATAGGTTCCCATTTATGACTGGTAATGTTACATAACAATTGATAAAACCCCCtaggaggtatttctttttgtagcttgCTGTAAAagggctttttaaaataaaaattaaagatggcggcatcttccaaaggtcaaaggtcaatgaaacttccagGGTCATTGTAGACCCCAGCTATGGACATGATTCTCCAATTTCGtgaaaatctgacaaaaaaatatcaccATTTCACAGACGTTGCCACATGATTGGCGCCGTAGGTCGTGTGGCCATCTcctaataatttcaaatgttcccaGGCTTATCCCCGACACGTGTCACTGGCGTTCGTTtgcgtatttaaaaaaaaaattttttttggccccatagGCGATTTTTGGcccatttttttatggaaacgCTCGTCGTGATGTCATCGTGTTGGGGGGTTGACGCGCACtatgccaaaaattcattttcaattttccctacgtgtgataaaattttgaggtacttttcgtTCATGTGGCGGGGGTGAAAGTTTTGCTCAAAGGCGCAGATAGAAAGAATAATACtataaaacaaaccagaaacaATATAGAAGTTTTTGCGGTTAGGATTAAGTGCGtctttttgtgtagtttttgttttgctacacACTGGTCATGTCTGTTTGGGCTTAGGCCCTTCTTTTGTGTCCTTTTATCATAATATATATTAAGGGGTTGTTTCCGTTAAATATAAAGCTATTTCATAGTACTTACTAGAAAATAAAGACACCAGAGGACTACTAGAGAGCGTGTTAAAACAGTTTACTGCAGAACACATACTGAAATATAGCattcatgctaatgctaacacgtAGCAGACAAGCTAAAGACCGGAGCTCTGTTCCCAGAATGCACCACGATTATCATCTGTCAATCATAAAGCCGAGTCCCCTcattaagcaacaaaaaaaaacgccGTTTtcaaaaaatccacaaacttagaaaaaaattcactctAGAATTCTCATGAATCAAATATGCATAATATGCATAAGgttttgttacttcctggttgACATCAACCCTCACTTTACACACTGATGGCGATGCCGCCATTTTGTCTGAAGTCACAGtgaaaagtgtctttttaaaaaaactgcattttgagTTAAATGAACTCAATCAGTCCTGTAACATTATCAAACTACGTCAAGACAAAAAGGCAATTTGAACTTAtgtaatttttgacaaatgtatTGAACCCCGAAGGTTCCTCATGTATTATTTATATTCATACTTTttcgtttgtgttttttctgcaatttgtaCACATTTCAGTTCCCCCTGAGACACTCACTTTGTTGTTGCGTTATGttgtttgtcaataaagttttgaaaaaaaagtcaatttggaGCTAGTTGGCTTTGtctttgtgacatcatcaatatcACAGACTCATATGGCGTTACTTAGCAACACGCTTCCACAACAGAAAGAGTTTTAGTCGGTAGCTGACCATTCGCAAGTAGCTGAGAAAAACTTTGATCGTTTCACTCGTGTTtgggaaaaaacagcaaaagatcATGGTTAAAAATTCTGCTAAGGATAATCCAAAATGTACTGGTGAGTGAGAATCatgggaaaacattttttggtcgagaaaatgacaaactttgGTTTTTGTGATAATATTTTAACTCATCTAGCTTTTCAAATGAAATACCCCAACACATTAATTAGATCTGAACTTTAACAGTTGTGTagaccaaaaaaatgattctgaagatttttagttgaaagaaaaaaatgaaaaaaatcaaatttcttgAGCCAggtataaatgtatttgtaggACATATGTAatacacatatatgtatataggttgtaaacacacacactctgcaGTACATTAGTagtaatatatttttaggatGTATTGATTTAGACTTGTACACAAAATAAACTGACGCCactataattatattaaaaacaaattcagtttcTATGTTACTTTGCAACAAactgtgacatcatcaagaCATCATCAAGATCAAAGACATTTGAAGTTACTTAGCAACACGGTTCAACAACAAACCCAGTTTTAGTCTAAAGTTGCTGAGAAAACGTAGACGTACACATTGAAGCTGAGGAAATATTTATCGTCGTAATCCAGTTTAGTTTTAACAAACAATAACAAATCATGGAAAAAGATTCAGCAAaagattttaaaggaaaaactggtGAGAGAGTCAGAGGAAAATGTTTAGTTGGACCTTTGGGTCAAACTTTGGTTTTAGCGTTTTTCTGATGAGGTCTTTCaaataaaaggtttaatttGCTGTTTTGACAGTTGGCTGCTGTTAGCTAGTTTTGTTAGCTAGTTTTGATGGACGGGTAAACCATCTAGGTGTGCCCCGTCTTCACCAGACAGtggcagggataggctccagcttCCCTTTCGCCCCAAAAGAGATTAAATGGATGGAAATAACCTGCATCGTTAATctgttttgttctcattttcagATTCCAGCAGTAAAACACGTCAAAAACCTTTTGacaataaacaaaccaaaaaggtTGAGAGGAAACCCAAGTCTGAAAccaagaagcagaagaaaaaagtgaaattcttGAAACCACGTGagtctccagaacctgaaccaaCACGGCCATCTACCAGCACCCAAGACAACCCCCCAGTGAGAGGACTAAAGAGAAAACGACAGGAAGACCAACAGGAAGAAGAAATCATTGAGCCAAAGAAGAGGAGACCTTGTCTTAAAGGTAGATATGCAGAATTAGTAAATGGTCAGAAGTTAGTCGACAATTTCTACACCGACACGCACCAGCAGACatttttatacctttattttgtctggttttcctttttttttttaaatacactaaaataaaaatactaagtTGAAGTTTTCTCACAAAGGGACACTTTCAAAGAAGaacactgcaaaaataaaattcttttcttgtcatttttagctTCCAGCAGCAGTGCAGCCCAACAAAGCAGCAAAACGTTTTCTGATGACCAAACCAAAGAAGTCAAGAGAAAGCCCAAACCTgaaccaaagaaaaagaagaaaaaagtgaaacactgtgAACAGACCGAGTCTGATATCGGTCAGGACAACACCCGAGTGAGAGGACTAAAGAGGAAAAGACAGGAGGACGAAGACGAAGACACAAGAGACCAACCAAAGATAATGAAGCCATCTTTGAAGAGCTACCAAGAACTGAGGGATTTATACAATAAGATGAAAGGTAAGTCCCACAAATTGATATtgatttaacacaaaatcttaattgTTTCTGCTTATTGTACTTGAATGTGACCATCAAACTGatgtgttttgatgtttttctcatcagGAAACAAAACGAGTGGCCAagaaaagacacttttaaagagttcagcaaatgaaaaagaatCAAACCAAGAAATCCCAATCAAAAAGACGGAGAGAGACGACGTGATCGACCAAAAAGGTCTGATGATTTCATACCATTATACTTTGGATTATACAGTTAGtttataatattttcaaaatcaaatgtactaatatgacatttctgtttgtttttgttcagccGAGTTTGAAGCCAAATATGTGGAAGAAGATCAGTTTGGATCAGGAGGTTTTGGATCCATTCATGCCGGCTTTCGCAGATCTGACAATCTACCAGTAAGTGTTTTATATGTGGAGCTGCAGTCAATGAGCTGGAgagtttttatgaaaacatgaGCAAAATACTTTTGTGGTTTACATGGTGTGAATTGAAGCAGATTTTGACGAAGTGGAAATCTAAATGATCCCAGTTTGTCTCCTGTCAGTCATCTCACAGTCAGAGATGCTAACTCTTGTTTGTCTTGCAGGTAGCCATCAAACACATTCTTAAATGCTACATTAGAAACAAAGAGCTGGTAAGTTTCATCAGACAAACTCTTCTGCTCTGAATGTGTTTCTCTTCTTCCTGCTCTCTTTGTTGGGACTCTTCAGGATGAGAATGGGAACTTCATCCCTTCTGAAGTGGCCATTCTGCTAAAGCTACGAGATGAATCCCTTCAGTCCAAAGACAAAGCAGCACCAGTACCGCTGTTGGACTGGTATGAGATAGGCAGAGAAGTCATTCTAGTCATGGAGAGACCAATCCCTTGTGAGGACATGTACGATTACATCGAAAACAAAGGAGGGAAACtgcaagaagaagaagccaaGGTAGGCCGGtcattcagtgtgaatgcagctttagaaGGAGGTTTGTTGGTGACTGATTCACCTTCctacttttatttctttcagaTCATAATGAAACAACTAATTCACACAGCCATAGATCTTGAGGAGAGAAACATCTTTCATCAGGACATCAAAATTGATAACATCCTCATTCAGACCAGCTCAGACGTCCCTCGCGCTCGTCTGATCGACTTTGGACTGAGCTGCATGGCGGAAAAAGATACCATCTTCAGAGTCTTTTCAGGTTAAGATATGcatctacaaataaaaacatcaaaattatgAGCATAAATATGActaatgtttggtttttttccAGGAACTCCAGCACATGGCCCTCCAgaatattttaaaggtttttctagTCCGGGATCAACCACAGTCTGGCAACTCGGAGTAGTTTTGTATGAAAGCCTCCATGACCCTATGAGCTTCTCAACGCGGGATTTTGTCAAAGGGAGTCTAACGGTTCACGATAAACTGTCAGAAGGTCAGAAAAACTCACAGAATCTTTCTCTACGTGGATTGTTTGAGCTCTGACCTTCATTATGACTTATTTTCTTTCTCCAGAGTGCCAGGACTTCTTTCGAGCATGCTTGAACTTAAACCAGGAGAGACGCGCCCAGCTGAAGGACCTCCTGCATCATCCATGGCTAAGATGAATTCACAACACTGCACATGAAACAGTCAAGAcactaaaacacacatgagGACAGGGAACTGGAAACCTTGAAACATTAGAGCTGGAATAGGTCAAAAAGGGGCGTTTCCCCTCATTTTTGGTCGTGTTTACCAACCCTTTTCTTAAAGTACCCCAAACTTAAATGATGCGCTCCgtcttttactgtttatttcCTTTGGTTTTCTGGTTTATGCTTCACCGATCatgaaaatttaaacttttttatatatatgtatattattcAATTGACAGTGTATATctctgttttgttattttaaacttaaaatgtataTGTAGAGGGTAAAGGAAATAGATTGAGATACTATGCTTTAGGTTTCGACTCTGATCAATATGCGTGATTTAGATTTAGAACTGGAATTGGTCAAAAGTGAAGGTTCTCCTAATTTTAGGTCCTTTACCCCAAACTTAAATGATACGCTGTATTCTGTATTCTCATTTCTGAGATAACCTCCACTTTAGCCCCTTCcctttcatttatatatatatatggatttaGTTTTACACACTgttttgcaaagatttctgttttcatcATGCTGGTTTTCCGAATGGTTGTTATGCGTTTTCAGTTCTCTGTGAGAATAATATGTTAAATCAAGTTTGTTAATGGAATTATTTAAAACGTGAATCGATGGGGTACTTGAGAACTGATGTTGGGAAACACGACCCTATAGGTCACGATAAAAGATGGATCCTTATAGAACCAGATGCAGTACAGGACCCTCAGATTAGGTGTAATTTAAAGTCAAGTTTGCCTAAAGAGATAACTATGTATGGGAAAATTAGACACACCCCCCTCTGATGGGATCCCATCCACTCATTGTACCAATGCTGACACTACTGGAAAGACCTGCTTCGTTCTCCTTGTGTCTCTTGTTTCTAGCGACCCGGACGCGTTTGTGTTGCTGCGGTCTTGGTTGCTGCTGTGTCCTTCAGATGTCCTCCAAAGATGGCTGAGTAGGACCTTCTGAGTCTGACTATTGGTGAGTAGTTATTCTAAACAAtccaaaatgaaagatttacaGGTTACTGGAGGTCATTTCCTAACATGCTGTTCTTCTCTTTTCTCCAGGACTCCTTGGCGTGGCGTTGGTGGCGGAGCTGCCAGCACACTTTTTTTATCTGCCGCTCCTTTAACCCCCTGCCGTCTGTGGAAAGGAGATCTCTCTTTGAATTGCCTTTCCCGAGGGTTCTTCCTAAAAGGGAGTTTTACCTCGTCTTCATAGAGAGCTTGGGCAGGAGAGGAGCATGCACCACCCGAAAAGGGTGAATTTAATtggcaaaataaaactaaagaaaaaaacaaagaaaatgttttggttttttttttttttttgtcattgtgtcattgttttatttgttggtcAAACATAGAAGCAGTTGACTGAGAGTGAGGGAAGCAGATAGCCTGAAAATATTAAGAGTATGAATACTACTACAGTTACCTTTACAAATGCAGCTGAACagccaaaatgtgtttttaagaacAATATTATAAATTAAGGCAATATAGTGATCtaccaaatgtatttaaagctttaatttaaCCATATCATGtcacaagaaaaggtttttaaagaCCAAGAAGCAGAAAACCAGACAGTTTGACAAAACTAAGCCATTAACTTAAATGTTCTGAGAGTCACTAACTGAAACAGCAGTGCTGTTTTCAAATATAAACCTGGTGTGTTGGTGGTAAAAACCTAAACAAGAACAGATCACAGAAACatgacagataaataaataaagacaaagctaaaaaaagtcTTCAGTCCAGGAGCTCCACATCTCAAACAACCATCAAGAAGAACTCAAGATGCTCAACAACTCCACAATCTCCATCACTTTGGAAAGAGCAGACGAAG includes:
- the LOC112154034 gene encoding serine/threonine-protein kinase pim-1 isoform X1, whose translation is MVKNSAKDNPKCTDSSSKTRQKPFDNKQTKKVERKPKSETKKQKKKVKFLKPRESPEPEPTRPSTSTQDNPPVRGLKRKRQEDQQEEEIIEPKKRRPCLKASSSSAAQQSSKTFSDDQTKEVKRKPKPEPKKKKKKVKHCEQTESDIGQDNTRVRGLKRKRQEDEDEDTRDQPKIMKPSLKSYQELRDLYNKMKGNKTSGQEKTLLKSSANEKESNQEIPIKKTERDDVIDQKAEFEAKYVEEDQFGSGGFGSIHAGFRRSDNLPVAIKHILKCYIRNKELDENGNFIPSEVAILLKLRDESLQSKDKAAPVPLLDWYEIGREVILVMERPIPCEDMYDYIENKGGKLQEEEAKIIMKQLIHTAIDLEERNIFHQDIKIDNILIQTSSDVPRARLIDFGLSCMAEKDTIFRVFSGTPAHGPPEYFKGFSSPGSTTVWQLGVVLYESLHDPMSFSTRDFVKGSLTVHDKLSEECQDFFRACLNLNQERRAQLKDLLHHPWLR
- the LOC112154034 gene encoding serine/threonine-protein kinase pim-1 isoform X2, which encodes MEKDSAKDFKGKTDSSSKTRQKPFDNKQTKKVERKPKSETKKQKKKVKFLKPRESPEPEPTRPSTSTQDNPPVRGLKRKRQEDQQEEEIIEPKKRRPCLKASSSSAAQQSSKTFSDDQTKEVKRKPKPEPKKKKKKVKHCEQTESDIGQDNTRVRGLKRKRQEDEDEDTRDQPKIMKPSLKSYQELRDLYNKMKGNKTSGQEKTLLKSSANEKESNQEIPIKKTERDDVIDQKAEFEAKYVEEDQFGSGGFGSIHAGFRRSDNLPVAIKHILKCYIRNKELDENGNFIPSEVAILLKLRDESLQSKDKAAPVPLLDWYEIGREVILVMERPIPCEDMYDYIENKGGKLQEEEAKIIMKQLIHTAIDLEERNIFHQDIKIDNILIQTSSDVPRARLIDFGLSCMAEKDTIFRVFSGTPAHGPPEYFKGFSSPGSTTVWQLGVVLYESLHDPMSFSTRDFVKGSLTVHDKLSEECQDFFRACLNLNQERRAQLKDLLHHPWLR